One Alosa alosa isolate M-15738 ecotype Scorff River chromosome 22, AALO_Geno_1.1, whole genome shotgun sequence DNA segment encodes these proteins:
- the ndst2b gene encoding bifunctional heparan sulfate N-deacetylase/N-sulfotransferase 2, with translation MPGAWRLPRSVRQLGLHRLVAALIVFCLLSMAYLAYHVSSAPKIKEPPPLPLGECATPLPIAGTLGGVRGLGSLRGTGGGFYPSQGSHRRGGVGGKGPDVSRTDPVVLVLVESIYSQLGQEIAAILEAGRFRYRTEMAPGRGDLPSLAVRGRGRYALVVYENLLKYVNLDTWNRALLDKYCQDYGVGVVGFYRAGENSPPSAQLRGFPLFLRSNLALRDYRVNPAAPLLYVTRPSQLDPGPLPGEDWTAFLSNHTTYEPVLVASPRLPEGPVPLAHPHQQRPLLATVVQDLGLHDGIQRVLFGGSLSFWLHKLVFVDTVAFLTGGRLSLSLERHLLVDVDDIFVGKEGTRMKVSDVEALLHTQSKLRALVPNFTFNLGFSGKFFHTGTDEEDLGDDTLLRHRKEFWWFPHMWNHMQPHLFHNVSVLAEQMRLNKQFAQEHGIPTDMGYAVAPHHSGVYPVHSQLYEAWKSVWGIKVTSTEEYPHLRPARFRRGFIHNGIKVLPRQTCGLFTHTIFYKEYPGGSWELDKSIRGGELFMTLLLNPVSIFMTHLSNYGNDRLGLYTFESLVKFVQCWTNLRLQTLPPVQLADKYFQIFPEERDPLWQNPCHDKRHKDIWSKEKTCDRLPKFLIIGPQKTGTTALHSFLSLHPAISSSFSSPVSFEEVQFFSGPNYQRGIDWYMDFFPVPSNVSTDFLFEKSANYFDTEAAPPRASALLPRAKIIAVLINPADRAYSWYQHQRAHLDPVALNFSFHEVVSAGRSSPPALQTLQRRSLGPGAYASHLDRWLHHYQPSQLLVVDGVLLRSNPVQVMDGVQKFLGVTPHYNYTQALMFDESKGFWCQRLDGARSRCLGKSKGRKYPDMPAETRALLSGHYREQNLELLRLLSRLGQTPPPWLREELQGASWN, from the exons ATGCCGGGGGCGTGGAGGTTGCCACGGAGCGTCCGGCAGCTGGGCCTGCACCGGCTAGTGGCGGCCCTCATCGTCTTCTGCCTGCTGTCCATGGCCTACCTGGCGTACCACGTCAGCAGCGCCCCCAAGATCAAGGAGCCTCCGCCGCTGCCTCTGGGAGAGTGTGCCACCCCACTGCCCATCGCGGGCACGCTCGGTGGGGTCAGGGGTCTGGGCAGCCTTCGGGGGACGGGAGGGGGGTTCTACCCGTCCCAGGGTAGCCATAGGCGGGGAGGGGTCGGCGGAAAGGGGCCGGACGTGTCGCGGACTGACCCGGTGGTTCTGGTGCTGGTGGAGAGCATCTACTCGCAGCTGGGCCAGGAGATCGCCGCCATCCTGGAGGCCGGACGGTTCCGGTACCGGACGGAGATGGCGCCGGGCCGGGGCGACCTGCCGAGCCTGGCGGTGCGGGGCCGCGGCCGCTACGCGCTGGTGGTCTACGAGAACCTGCTCAAGTACGTCAACCTGGACACGTGGAACCGGGCCCTGCTGGACAAGTACTGCCAGGACTACGGCGTCGGGGTGGTCGGGTTCTACCGGGCCGGGGAGAACTCGCCGCCCAGTGCCCAGCTCCGCGGCTTCCCACTCTTCCTCCGCTCCAACCTGGCGCTGCGCGACTACCGGGTCAACCCGGCCGCGCCGCTCCTCTACGTGACCCGGCCCAGCCAGCTGGACCCGGGCCCGCTCCCCGGCGAGGACTGGACCGCGTTCCTGTCCAACCACACCACCTACGAGCCAGTTCTGGTGGCCAGCCCCAGACTTCCGGAGGGGCCCGTGCCCCTGGCTCACCCCCACCAGCAGAGGCCTCTCCTGGCCACGGTGGTCCAGGACCTGGGCCTCCACGATGGGATCCAGAGGGTTCTATTCGGGGGCAGCCTGTCGTTCTGGCTACACAAGCTGGTGTTTGTGGACACCGTGGCCTTCCTGACGGGAGGCCGGTTGAGTCTGTCGCTGGAGCGCCACCTGCTGGTGGACGTGGATGACATCTTCGTGGGGAAGGAGGGCACCAGGATGAAGGTGTCTGACGTGGAG gccctcctgcacacacagagcaagcTGAGGGCCTTGGTGCCCAACTTCACCTTCAACCTGGGTTTCTCTGGCAAGTTCTTCCACACAG GAACTGATGAGGAGGACCTGGGAGATGACACGCTGCTGCGTCACCGTAAAGAGTTCTGGTGGTTCCCTCACATGTGGAACCACATGCAGCCGCACCTGTTCCACAACGTCAGTGTGCTGGCTGAGCAGATGAGGCTCAACAAGCAGTTTGCCCAG GAGCATGGCATCCCCACCGATATGGGCTACGCTGTGGCCCCCCACCACTCTGGGGTGTACCCAGTGCACAGCCAGCTCTATGAGGCCTGGAAGTCCGTCTGGGGGATCAAGGTGACCAGCACGGAGGAGTACCCGCACCTGAGGCCCGCACGCTTCAGACGAGGCTTCATCCACAACGGCATAAAG GTTCTACCGAGGCAGACGTGtggccttttcacacacaccatcttctACAAGGAATACCCCGGAGGATCATGGGAGCTGGACAAGAGCATCCGCGGAGGGGAGCTGTTCATGACGCTGCTGCTTAATCCG GTCAGTATCTTCATGACTCACCTGTCTAACTACGGCAATGACCGACTGGGCCTCTATACCTTTGAGTCGCTGGTGAAGTTCGTCCAGTGCTGGACCAACCTCCGGCTGCAGACACTGCCCCCAGTGCAGCTGGCTGACAAGTACTTCCAGATCTTCCCAGAGGAGAGAGACCCCTTGTGGCAG AATCCCTGTCATGACAAGAGGCATAAGGACATCTGGTCAAAAGAGAAGACATGCGATCGGCTGCCCAAGTTTCTCATCATTGGCCCACAGAAGACAG gtaCAACAGCTTTGCACTcgtttctctcactccatcctgCCATCTCCAGTAGTTTCTCCAGCCCGGTGTCATTTGAGGAGGTGCAGTTCTTTAGTGGACCCAACTACCAGCGGGGCATTGACTG gtaCATGGACTTCTTCCCCGTCCCGTCTAACGTGAGCAcggacttcctgtttgagaaGAGTGCCAACTACTTCGACACGGAGGCGGCTCCGCCCAGAGCTTCGGCCCTGCTGCCCAGAGCCAAGATCATCGCTGTCCTCATCAACCCTGCTGACCGTGCGTACTCCTGGTACCAG caccAGAGGGCTCATCTGGACCCCGTGGCTTTGAACTTTTCCTTCCATGAGGTGGTGTCCGCCGGCCGCTCCTCCCCTCCTGCCTTGCAGACCCTGCAGAGACGCAGCCTGGGGCCCGGGGCCTATGCCTCACACCTGGACAGATGGCTGCACCACTACCAACCCAgccag ctgtTGGTAGTGGATGGGGTTCTGCTTCGTTCCAACCCAGTTCAGGTGATGGACGGGGTGCAGAAGTTCCTCGGAGTCACACCCCATTACAACTACACACAGGCCTTGAT gtTTGATGAGAGTAAGGGCTTTTGGTGCCAGAGGCTGGACGGAGCACGCTCACGATGCCTGGGGAAGAGCAAAGGCAGGAAGTACCCGGACATGCCTGCTGAG